The genomic segment GTTCTGCGGCCATCGCGGGACCGGGAAGACGACGACCGCGCGCATTCTCGCGAAAGCGCTGAACTGCGAGCACGGCCCGACGCCGACCCCGTGCAACGTTTGCGCGATCTGCCGCGCGATCAGCGCGGGCGTCTCCCTGGACGTCATCGAGATCGACGCGGCGAGCAACCGCGGGATCGACGAGATTCGCGACCTTCGCGAGAAGGTCAAGCTCGTCCCCGTCGAGGGCCGGTACAAGGTCTACATCATCGACGAAGCGCACATGCTCACGATGGAGGCGGCGAACGCCCTGCTCAAGACCCTCGAGGAACCGCCGCCGCACGCGGTGTTCGTCTTGGTGACCACCGAGCCGCACCGGCTGCCGGCGACCATCACGTCCCGCACCCAGCGGTTCGATTTCAAGCGCATTCCCCAGTCCGCGATCGTGGATCGCCTGCGCGCGATCGCCGGAAGCGAGCAGGTGGCTGTGGACGACGCGGCGCTGCACCTCATCGCTCGGGCCGCCGATGGCGCGCTGCGGGATGCGGAGAGCATGCTCGACCAGTTGAGCGCGTTCTGTCAGGGGCGGATCGCCAAGGCGGATGTGCTGACGGTGCTGGGGCTGATCGAGGAGGAGGTGGCCGAGCACGTTGCCGACGCGGTGATCGCGGGGGATGCGGCGGCGTGCCTCTCGATCGCCGACCGCGTGATCGCGGAGGGACGGGACGTCCGGCAGATCCTGCGCAGTCTCATGGAACATTTCCGCGACCTCCTCGTGGTGTCGGTCGTCCAGGACCCCCGGGATATCGTCGAGACGAGCGACGCCCGCCTCGAGGTCTTGCGCGCGCAGAGTGCGCGGTTCTCGCCGGGGGCCCTGCTCCAGAAGATTCGGATTCTTACTGCGGCGGAGGCGGAGGCCCGGTTCGCGACGCAGCCGCGGGTGCTCCTGGAAATGGCCCTGCTGAAGGTGTGCCGGCCTGAACTGGACCCGTCCAT from the bacterium genome contains:
- the dnaX gene encoding DNA polymerase III subunit gamma/tau, which produces MPAWSRARHLQECRYGSANMIETLREVTSVSHLSLYRKWRPQVFDDVIGQARVTQTLRNAIAGGRFVHAYLFCGHRGTGKTTTARILAKALNCEHGPTPTPCNVCAICRAISAGVSLDVIEIDAASNRGIDEIRDLREKVKLVPVEGRYKVYIIDEAHMLTMEAANALLKTLEEPPPHAVFVLVTTEPHRLPATITSRTQRFDFKRIPQSAIVDRLRAIAGSEQVAVDDAALHLIARAADGALRDAESMLDQLSAFCQGRIAKADVLTVLGLIEEEVAEHVADAVIAGDAAACLSIADRVIAEGRDVRQILRSLMEHFRDLLVVSVVQDPRDIVETSDARLEVLRAQSARFSPGALLQKIRILTAAEAEARFATQPRVLLEMALLKVCRPELDPSIEGLAARVAALERQADGAPPPPAAGTPSVAPAAPAKPASRRGPRDRAAQSEGAIADAALPSGAAPSTEGEAAASEVGIDRVRARWGRFMDEVKQRSRPVYAFLLEAAPQSVEGTRLVLAVRHKFHLENLQEHKHRQIVEDLLDAVMGTRLRLGLVLGEGDAPLGAPASSDTPAASGSPSTLVDEAVRRFGNPVQEIRHPE